The Humulus lupulus chromosome 3, drHumLupu1.1, whole genome shotgun sequence genome window below encodes:
- the LOC133824491 gene encoding uncharacterized protein LOC133824491 isoform X1 yields MATRKSTCVAVKSGWLLLVKACCEAYYLYNAVTQEAISLPRKKIVREFGRSINDCFNYFELSLTQERRGRGHFVVYQVDKHIDLKNLILISTWRSAEKGKWKTNKFELGEELNLLSVKYVKKTLYCVFSNGTVHGFNDNDMSLSVVVKSENIPEKLCQDFTSGELRILEAKLVADLEAEEVFLVYPNNNWLVLRLDWSNNMWVEEMSLGWRVLFCFHKHFAKSDVSMLSNYGNFKGYICHRNAASPNFDCFPFIRGCHNNLNDHSNDGFKIRWPLHSPEHLMEAFWFHPPTI; encoded by the coding sequence TACAATGCAGTCACTCAAGAGGCTATTTCTCTTCCCAGAAAGAAAATAGTAAGAGAATTCGGTAGATCCATTAATGATTGCTTCAATTACTTTGAATTAAGTCTCACCCAAGAACGACGAGGACGAGGACATTTCGTAGTGTATCAGGTTGACAAACACAtcgatttaaaaaatttaatactcATAAGCACGTGGCGTAGTGCTGAGAAAGGTAAGTGGAAAACTAACAAGTTTGAACTAGGTGAGGAACTGAATCTTCTCAGCGTAAAGTACGTCAAGAAAActctttattgtgttttcagtaATGGAACAGTGCATGGTTTCAACGATAATGATATGAGTTTGAGTGTGGTTGTGAAATCAGAGAACATCCCTGAAAAGCTGTGCCAAGATTTCACGAGTGGAGAGTTGAGAATACTTGAAGCTAAATTAGTAGCTGATTTGGAAGCAGAAGAGGTTTTCCTAGTGTATCCCAATAATAATTGGCTCGTTTTGAGGTTAGATTGGTCGAACAATATGTGGGTTGAAGAAATGAGTTTGGGCTGGAGAGTGTTGTTTTGTTTCCATAAACATTTTGCCAAATCTGATGTTTCGATGCTCTCAAACTATGGCAACTTCAAAGGCTACATATGCCATCGTAATGCTGCTTCACCTAACTTCGATTGTTTTCCATTCATTAGAGGCTGCCATAATAATCTCAATGACCACTCTAATGATGGGTTCAAAATTCGGTGGCCTCTCCACTCGCCTGAACATCTCATGGAAGCATTTTGGTTTCATCCACCTACTATATAG